The Lonchura striata isolate bLonStr1 chromosome 7, bLonStr1.mat, whole genome shotgun sequence genome window below encodes:
- the ENTPD7 gene encoding ectonucleoside triphosphate diphosphohydrolase 7 isoform X4, translated as MARVGVFCPSWRSVGPCPGPRQRPAVLGLALLLGLLLLLAAAVPRRWAAPPRRDERYLARAEELTATDTEDPSLNYGVVVDCGSSGSRVFVYFWPPHNGNPHDLLDIKQMRDRSSRPVVKKIKPGISAAAAAPEQATPYLRPLLRFAAAHVPPRKHKETPLYILCTAGMRLLPERQQAAILEDLVTNVPLEFDFLFSKSHAEVISGKQEGVYAWIGINFVLGRFDHEDEEDAVVTVALGDQGKSLVRKRTVGILDMGGASLQIAYEVPDTGAISSPQQDEAAKSLLAEFNLGCDVQHTGHMYRVYVNTFLGFGGNFARQRYEEHVLNQTYVHNRLHNQQTGLSPKMPFLDPCLPVGLEDTVVRGSQTLHMRGRGDWQACIKLLQPLLAGSNGSHASLVETYKAPIDFSNSEFYGFSEFFYCTEDVLRLGGQYSAPTFTSAAQEYCSQRWEVLTQRFRGGLYSAHADQHRLKYQCFKSAWVYQVLHEGFQFPLDYPSLRTAQLVYDREVQWTLGAILYKTRFLPLRDLRQESIRQAHASWLRLSFVYNHYLFFACILVVALAIVLYLLRLRRIHRRQLRSAQHTLLWLDKVVVPLGQGSVP; from the exons ATGGCCAg GGTCGGCGTTTTCTGCCCGTCGTGGCGCTCGGTGGGACCGTGCCCGGGGCCGCGGCAGCGCCCGGCTGTGCTGGGGCTCGCTCTCCtcttggggctgctgctgctgctggcggcCGCCGTGCCCCGCCGCTgggccgcgccgccccggcGGGACGAGAG GTACCTGGCGCGGGCGGAGGAGCTGACGGCCACGGACACCGAGGACCCGTCCCTTAATTACGGGGTGGTGGTGGACTGCGGGAGCAGCGGGTCCCGGGTTTTCGTCTACTTCTGGCCCCCGCACAACGGCAACCCCCACGACCTGCTGGACATCAAGCAGATGAGGGACCGGAGCAGCCGCCCCGTCgtgaagaaaattaaacccG GCATCTCCGCGGCCGCGGCTGCCCCCGAGCAGGCCACCCCCTACCTGCGGCCGCTGCTGCGCTTCGCGGCCGCGCACGTCCCGCCGCGCAAGCACAAGGAGACGCCGCTGTACATCCTGTGCACGGCGGGCATGCGGCTGCTGCCCGAGCG GCAGCAAGCTGCAATCCTGGAAGACTTGGTGACAAATGTGCCCCTGGAGTTTGATTTCCTCTTCTCCAAATCACACGCAGAAGTAATCTCAGGGAAGCAGGAAG GTGTCTATGCCTGGATTGGCATCAACTTTGTCCTGGGACGGTTTGATCATGAGGATG AGGAGGATGCAGTGGTCACCGTAGCACTCGGGGATCAGGGGAAGTCCCTGGTTCGGAAACGAACAGTTGGGATCCTTGACATGGGAGGCGCCTCCCTGCAGATTGCCTACGAAGTGCCCGACACCGGAGCCATCTCCTCCCCACAGCAG GACGAGGCTGCCAAGAGCTTGCTGGCAGAATTCAACCTGGGCTGTGACGTGCAGCACACTGGCCACATGTACCGTGTCTACGTCAACACTTTCCTGGGCTTCGGGGGCAATTTTGCCCGGCAGCGCTATGAGGAACATGTGCTGAACCAAACCTATGTGCACAACCG CCTGCACAACCAGCAGACAGGGCTGAGCCCTAAGATGCCCTTCTTGGACCCCtgcctgcctgtggggctggagGACACGGTGGTGAGGGGTAGCCAAACCCTGCACATGAGGGGACGAGGGGACTGGCAGGCCTGTAtaaagctgctgcagcccctcctggcagggtccAATGGCAGCCATGCCTCCCTGGTGGAGACCTACAAAGCACCCATCGACTTCAGCAACAGCGAGTTTTACGGCTTCTCGGAGTTCTTCTACTGCACTGAGGACGTGCTGCGCCTGGGGGGCCAATACAGTGCCCCCACCTTcacctctgctgcccag gaGTACTGCAGCCAGCGGTGGGAGGTGCTGACTCAGCGTTTCCGCGGCGGCCTCTACTCGGCACATGCTGACCAGCACCGGCTGAA GTATCAGTGCTTCAAATCGGCCTGGGTGTACCAAGTCCTTCACGAGGGCTTCCAGTTCCCACTGGACTACCCCAGCCTGCGCACAGCCCAGCTGGTGTACGACCGGGAGGTGCAGTGGACGCTGGGGGCCATCCTCTACAAGACGCGGTTTCTGCCACTCAG GGATCTCCGTCAGGAGAGCATCCGGCAAGCACACGCCTCCTGGCTGCGCCTCTCTTTTGTCTACAACCACTATCTCTTTTTTGCCTGCATCCTGGTCGTGGCGCTGGCCATCGTCCTCTACCTCCTGCGGCTGCGCCGCATCCACCGCCGGCAGCTGCGCTCGGCACAGCACACCCTGCTCTGGCTGGACAAGGTGGTGGTGCCGCTGGGCCAGGGGAGCGTGCCGTGA
- the ENTPD7 gene encoding ectonucleoside triphosphate diphosphohydrolase 7 isoform X2 → MARVGVFCPSWRSVGPCPGPRQRPAVLGLALLLGLLLLLAAAVPRRWAAPPRRDERYLARAEELTATDTEDPSLNYGVVVDCGSSGSRVFVYFWPPHNGNPHDLLDIKQMRDRSSRPVVKKIKPGISAAAAAPEQATPYLRPLLRFAAAHVPPRKHKETPLYILCTAGMRLLPERQQAAILEDLVTNVPLEFDFLFSKSHAEVISGKQEGVYAWIGINFVLGRFDHEDEEDAVVTVALGDQGKSLVRKRTVGILDMGGASLQIAYEVPDTGAISSPQQDEAAKSLLAEFNLGCDVQHTGHMYRVYVNTFLGFGGNFARQRYEEHVLNQTYVHNRALHEAVATVGGLVPSLHNQQTGLSPKMPFLDPCLPVGLEDTVVRGSQTLHMRGRGDWQACIKLLQPLLAGSNGSHASLVETYKAPIDFSNSEFYGFSEFFYCTEDVLRLGGQYSAPTFTSAAQEYCSQRWEVLTQRFRGGLYSAHADQHRLKYQCFKSAWVYQVLHEGFQFPLDYPSLRTAQLVYDREVQWTLGAILYKTRFLPLRDLRQESIRQAHASWLRLSFVYNHYLFFACILVVALAIVLYLLRLRRIHRRQLRSAQHTLLWLDKVVVPLGQGSVP, encoded by the exons ATGGCCAg GGTCGGCGTTTTCTGCCCGTCGTGGCGCTCGGTGGGACCGTGCCCGGGGCCGCGGCAGCGCCCGGCTGTGCTGGGGCTCGCTCTCCtcttggggctgctgctgctgctggcggcCGCCGTGCCCCGCCGCTgggccgcgccgccccggcGGGACGAGAG GTACCTGGCGCGGGCGGAGGAGCTGACGGCCACGGACACCGAGGACCCGTCCCTTAATTACGGGGTGGTGGTGGACTGCGGGAGCAGCGGGTCCCGGGTTTTCGTCTACTTCTGGCCCCCGCACAACGGCAACCCCCACGACCTGCTGGACATCAAGCAGATGAGGGACCGGAGCAGCCGCCCCGTCgtgaagaaaattaaacccG GCATCTCCGCGGCCGCGGCTGCCCCCGAGCAGGCCACCCCCTACCTGCGGCCGCTGCTGCGCTTCGCGGCCGCGCACGTCCCGCCGCGCAAGCACAAGGAGACGCCGCTGTACATCCTGTGCACGGCGGGCATGCGGCTGCTGCCCGAGCG GCAGCAAGCTGCAATCCTGGAAGACTTGGTGACAAATGTGCCCCTGGAGTTTGATTTCCTCTTCTCCAAATCACACGCAGAAGTAATCTCAGGGAAGCAGGAAG GTGTCTATGCCTGGATTGGCATCAACTTTGTCCTGGGACGGTTTGATCATGAGGATG AGGAGGATGCAGTGGTCACCGTAGCACTCGGGGATCAGGGGAAGTCCCTGGTTCGGAAACGAACAGTTGGGATCCTTGACATGGGAGGCGCCTCCCTGCAGATTGCCTACGAAGTGCCCGACACCGGAGCCATCTCCTCCCCACAGCAG GACGAGGCTGCCAAGAGCTTGCTGGCAGAATTCAACCTGGGCTGTGACGTGCAGCACACTGGCCACATGTACCGTGTCTACGTCAACACTTTCCTGGGCTTCGGGGGCAATTTTGCCCGGCAGCGCTATGAGGAACATGTGCTGAACCAAACCTATGTGCACAACCG AGCACTACATGAAGCTGTCGCCACAGTTGGAGGCTTGGTGCCCAG CCTGCACAACCAGCAGACAGGGCTGAGCCCTAAGATGCCCTTCTTGGACCCCtgcctgcctgtggggctggagGACACGGTGGTGAGGGGTAGCCAAACCCTGCACATGAGGGGACGAGGGGACTGGCAGGCCTGTAtaaagctgctgcagcccctcctggcagggtccAATGGCAGCCATGCCTCCCTGGTGGAGACCTACAAAGCACCCATCGACTTCAGCAACAGCGAGTTTTACGGCTTCTCGGAGTTCTTCTACTGCACTGAGGACGTGCTGCGCCTGGGGGGCCAATACAGTGCCCCCACCTTcacctctgctgcccag gaGTACTGCAGCCAGCGGTGGGAGGTGCTGACTCAGCGTTTCCGCGGCGGCCTCTACTCGGCACATGCTGACCAGCACCGGCTGAA GTATCAGTGCTTCAAATCGGCCTGGGTGTACCAAGTCCTTCACGAGGGCTTCCAGTTCCCACTGGACTACCCCAGCCTGCGCACAGCCCAGCTGGTGTACGACCGGGAGGTGCAGTGGACGCTGGGGGCCATCCTCTACAAGACGCGGTTTCTGCCACTCAG GGATCTCCGTCAGGAGAGCATCCGGCAAGCACACGCCTCCTGGCTGCGCCTCTCTTTTGTCTACAACCACTATCTCTTTTTTGCCTGCATCCTGGTCGTGGCGCTGGCCATCGTCCTCTACCTCCTGCGGCTGCGCCGCATCCACCGCCGGCAGCTGCGCTCGGCACAGCACACCCTGCTCTGGCTGGACAAGGTGGTGGTGCCGCTGGGCCAGGGGAGCGTGCCGTGA
- the ENTPD7 gene encoding ectonucleoside triphosphate diphosphohydrolase 7 isoform X3: MARVGVFCPSWRSVGPCPGPRQRPAVLGLALLLGLLLLLAAAVPRRWAAPPRRDERYLARAEELTATDTEDPSLNYGVVVDCGSSGSRVFVYFWPPHNGNPHDLLDIKQMRDRSSRPVVKKIKPGISAAAAAPEQATPYLRPLLRFAAAHVPPRKHKETPLYILCTAGMRLLPERQQAAILEDLVTNVPLEFDFLFSKSHAEVISGKQEGVYAWIGINFVLGRFDHEDEEDAVVTVALGDQGKSLVRKRTVGILDMGGASLQIAYEVPDTGAISSPQQQDEAAKSLLAEFNLGCDVQHTGHMYRVYVNTFLGFGGNFARQRYEEHVLNQTYVHNRLHNQQTGLSPKMPFLDPCLPVGLEDTVVRGSQTLHMRGRGDWQACIKLLQPLLAGSNGSHASLVETYKAPIDFSNSEFYGFSEFFYCTEDVLRLGGQYSAPTFTSAAQEYCSQRWEVLTQRFRGGLYSAHADQHRLKYQCFKSAWVYQVLHEGFQFPLDYPSLRTAQLVYDREVQWTLGAILYKTRFLPLRDLRQESIRQAHASWLRLSFVYNHYLFFACILVVALAIVLYLLRLRRIHRRQLRSAQHTLLWLDKVVVPLGQGSVP, translated from the exons ATGGCCAg GGTCGGCGTTTTCTGCCCGTCGTGGCGCTCGGTGGGACCGTGCCCGGGGCCGCGGCAGCGCCCGGCTGTGCTGGGGCTCGCTCTCCtcttggggctgctgctgctgctggcggcCGCCGTGCCCCGCCGCTgggccgcgccgccccggcGGGACGAGAG GTACCTGGCGCGGGCGGAGGAGCTGACGGCCACGGACACCGAGGACCCGTCCCTTAATTACGGGGTGGTGGTGGACTGCGGGAGCAGCGGGTCCCGGGTTTTCGTCTACTTCTGGCCCCCGCACAACGGCAACCCCCACGACCTGCTGGACATCAAGCAGATGAGGGACCGGAGCAGCCGCCCCGTCgtgaagaaaattaaacccG GCATCTCCGCGGCCGCGGCTGCCCCCGAGCAGGCCACCCCCTACCTGCGGCCGCTGCTGCGCTTCGCGGCCGCGCACGTCCCGCCGCGCAAGCACAAGGAGACGCCGCTGTACATCCTGTGCACGGCGGGCATGCGGCTGCTGCCCGAGCG GCAGCAAGCTGCAATCCTGGAAGACTTGGTGACAAATGTGCCCCTGGAGTTTGATTTCCTCTTCTCCAAATCACACGCAGAAGTAATCTCAGGGAAGCAGGAAG GTGTCTATGCCTGGATTGGCATCAACTTTGTCCTGGGACGGTTTGATCATGAGGATG AGGAGGATGCAGTGGTCACCGTAGCACTCGGGGATCAGGGGAAGTCCCTGGTTCGGAAACGAACAGTTGGGATCCTTGACATGGGAGGCGCCTCCCTGCAGATTGCCTACGAAGTGCCCGACACCGGAGCCATCTCCTCCCCACAGCAG CAGGACGAGGCTGCCAAGAGCTTGCTGGCAGAATTCAACCTGGGCTGTGACGTGCAGCACACTGGCCACATGTACCGTGTCTACGTCAACACTTTCCTGGGCTTCGGGGGCAATTTTGCCCGGCAGCGCTATGAGGAACATGTGCTGAACCAAACCTATGTGCACAACCG CCTGCACAACCAGCAGACAGGGCTGAGCCCTAAGATGCCCTTCTTGGACCCCtgcctgcctgtggggctggagGACACGGTGGTGAGGGGTAGCCAAACCCTGCACATGAGGGGACGAGGGGACTGGCAGGCCTGTAtaaagctgctgcagcccctcctggcagggtccAATGGCAGCCATGCCTCCCTGGTGGAGACCTACAAAGCACCCATCGACTTCAGCAACAGCGAGTTTTACGGCTTCTCGGAGTTCTTCTACTGCACTGAGGACGTGCTGCGCCTGGGGGGCCAATACAGTGCCCCCACCTTcacctctgctgcccag gaGTACTGCAGCCAGCGGTGGGAGGTGCTGACTCAGCGTTTCCGCGGCGGCCTCTACTCGGCACATGCTGACCAGCACCGGCTGAA GTATCAGTGCTTCAAATCGGCCTGGGTGTACCAAGTCCTTCACGAGGGCTTCCAGTTCCCACTGGACTACCCCAGCCTGCGCACAGCCCAGCTGGTGTACGACCGGGAGGTGCAGTGGACGCTGGGGGCCATCCTCTACAAGACGCGGTTTCTGCCACTCAG GGATCTCCGTCAGGAGAGCATCCGGCAAGCACACGCCTCCTGGCTGCGCCTCTCTTTTGTCTACAACCACTATCTCTTTTTTGCCTGCATCCTGGTCGTGGCGCTGGCCATCGTCCTCTACCTCCTGCGGCTGCGCCGCATCCACCGCCGGCAGCTGCGCTCGGCACAGCACACCCTGCTCTGGCTGGACAAGGTGGTGGTGCCGCTGGGCCAGGGGAGCGTGCCGTGA
- the ENTPD7 gene encoding ectonucleoside triphosphate diphosphohydrolase 7 isoform X5 → MARYLARAEELTATDTEDPSLNYGVVVDCGSSGSRVFVYFWPPHNGNPHDLLDIKQMRDRSSRPVVKKIKPGISAAAAAPEQATPYLRPLLRFAAAHVPPRKHKETPLYILCTAGMRLLPERQQAAILEDLVTNVPLEFDFLFSKSHAEVISGKQEGVYAWIGINFVLGRFDHEDEEDAVVTVALGDQGKSLVRKRTVGILDMGGASLQIAYEVPDTGAISSPQQQDEAAKSLLAEFNLGCDVQHTGHMYRVYVNTFLGFGGNFARQRYEEHVLNQTYVHNRALHEAVATVGGLVPSLHNQQTGLSPKMPFLDPCLPVGLEDTVVRGSQTLHMRGRGDWQACIKLLQPLLAGSNGSHASLVETYKAPIDFSNSEFYGFSEFFYCTEDVLRLGGQYSAPTFTSAAQEYCSQRWEVLTQRFRGGLYSAHADQHRLKYQCFKSAWVYQVLHEGFQFPLDYPSLRTAQLVYDREVQWTLGAILYKTRFLPLRDLRQESIRQAHASWLRLSFVYNHYLFFACILVVALAIVLYLLRLRRIHRRQLRSAQHTLLWLDKVVVPLGQGSVP, encoded by the exons ATGGCCAg GTACCTGGCGCGGGCGGAGGAGCTGACGGCCACGGACACCGAGGACCCGTCCCTTAATTACGGGGTGGTGGTGGACTGCGGGAGCAGCGGGTCCCGGGTTTTCGTCTACTTCTGGCCCCCGCACAACGGCAACCCCCACGACCTGCTGGACATCAAGCAGATGAGGGACCGGAGCAGCCGCCCCGTCgtgaagaaaattaaacccG GCATCTCCGCGGCCGCGGCTGCCCCCGAGCAGGCCACCCCCTACCTGCGGCCGCTGCTGCGCTTCGCGGCCGCGCACGTCCCGCCGCGCAAGCACAAGGAGACGCCGCTGTACATCCTGTGCACGGCGGGCATGCGGCTGCTGCCCGAGCG GCAGCAAGCTGCAATCCTGGAAGACTTGGTGACAAATGTGCCCCTGGAGTTTGATTTCCTCTTCTCCAAATCACACGCAGAAGTAATCTCAGGGAAGCAGGAAG GTGTCTATGCCTGGATTGGCATCAACTTTGTCCTGGGACGGTTTGATCATGAGGATG AGGAGGATGCAGTGGTCACCGTAGCACTCGGGGATCAGGGGAAGTCCCTGGTTCGGAAACGAACAGTTGGGATCCTTGACATGGGAGGCGCCTCCCTGCAGATTGCCTACGAAGTGCCCGACACCGGAGCCATCTCCTCCCCACAGCAG CAGGACGAGGCTGCCAAGAGCTTGCTGGCAGAATTCAACCTGGGCTGTGACGTGCAGCACACTGGCCACATGTACCGTGTCTACGTCAACACTTTCCTGGGCTTCGGGGGCAATTTTGCCCGGCAGCGCTATGAGGAACATGTGCTGAACCAAACCTATGTGCACAACCG AGCACTACATGAAGCTGTCGCCACAGTTGGAGGCTTGGTGCCCAG CCTGCACAACCAGCAGACAGGGCTGAGCCCTAAGATGCCCTTCTTGGACCCCtgcctgcctgtggggctggagGACACGGTGGTGAGGGGTAGCCAAACCCTGCACATGAGGGGACGAGGGGACTGGCAGGCCTGTAtaaagctgctgcagcccctcctggcagggtccAATGGCAGCCATGCCTCCCTGGTGGAGACCTACAAAGCACCCATCGACTTCAGCAACAGCGAGTTTTACGGCTTCTCGGAGTTCTTCTACTGCACTGAGGACGTGCTGCGCCTGGGGGGCCAATACAGTGCCCCCACCTTcacctctgctgcccag gaGTACTGCAGCCAGCGGTGGGAGGTGCTGACTCAGCGTTTCCGCGGCGGCCTCTACTCGGCACATGCTGACCAGCACCGGCTGAA GTATCAGTGCTTCAAATCGGCCTGGGTGTACCAAGTCCTTCACGAGGGCTTCCAGTTCCCACTGGACTACCCCAGCCTGCGCACAGCCCAGCTGGTGTACGACCGGGAGGTGCAGTGGACGCTGGGGGCCATCCTCTACAAGACGCGGTTTCTGCCACTCAG GGATCTCCGTCAGGAGAGCATCCGGCAAGCACACGCCTCCTGGCTGCGCCTCTCTTTTGTCTACAACCACTATCTCTTTTTTGCCTGCATCCTGGTCGTGGCGCTGGCCATCGTCCTCTACCTCCTGCGGCTGCGCCGCATCCACCGCCGGCAGCTGCGCTCGGCACAGCACACCCTGCTCTGGCTGGACAAGGTGGTGGTGCCGCTGGGCCAGGGGAGCGTGCCGTGA
- the ENTPD7 gene encoding ectonucleoside triphosphate diphosphohydrolase 7 isoform X1, with protein sequence MARVGVFCPSWRSVGPCPGPRQRPAVLGLALLLGLLLLLAAAVPRRWAAPPRRDERYLARAEELTATDTEDPSLNYGVVVDCGSSGSRVFVYFWPPHNGNPHDLLDIKQMRDRSSRPVVKKIKPGISAAAAAPEQATPYLRPLLRFAAAHVPPRKHKETPLYILCTAGMRLLPERQQAAILEDLVTNVPLEFDFLFSKSHAEVISGKQEGVYAWIGINFVLGRFDHEDEEDAVVTVALGDQGKSLVRKRTVGILDMGGASLQIAYEVPDTGAISSPQQQDEAAKSLLAEFNLGCDVQHTGHMYRVYVNTFLGFGGNFARQRYEEHVLNQTYVHNRALHEAVATVGGLVPSLHNQQTGLSPKMPFLDPCLPVGLEDTVVRGSQTLHMRGRGDWQACIKLLQPLLAGSNGSHASLVETYKAPIDFSNSEFYGFSEFFYCTEDVLRLGGQYSAPTFTSAAQEYCSQRWEVLTQRFRGGLYSAHADQHRLKYQCFKSAWVYQVLHEGFQFPLDYPSLRTAQLVYDREVQWTLGAILYKTRFLPLRDLRQESIRQAHASWLRLSFVYNHYLFFACILVVALAIVLYLLRLRRIHRRQLRSAQHTLLWLDKVVVPLGQGSVP encoded by the exons ATGGCCAg GGTCGGCGTTTTCTGCCCGTCGTGGCGCTCGGTGGGACCGTGCCCGGGGCCGCGGCAGCGCCCGGCTGTGCTGGGGCTCGCTCTCCtcttggggctgctgctgctgctggcggcCGCCGTGCCCCGCCGCTgggccgcgccgccccggcGGGACGAGAG GTACCTGGCGCGGGCGGAGGAGCTGACGGCCACGGACACCGAGGACCCGTCCCTTAATTACGGGGTGGTGGTGGACTGCGGGAGCAGCGGGTCCCGGGTTTTCGTCTACTTCTGGCCCCCGCACAACGGCAACCCCCACGACCTGCTGGACATCAAGCAGATGAGGGACCGGAGCAGCCGCCCCGTCgtgaagaaaattaaacccG GCATCTCCGCGGCCGCGGCTGCCCCCGAGCAGGCCACCCCCTACCTGCGGCCGCTGCTGCGCTTCGCGGCCGCGCACGTCCCGCCGCGCAAGCACAAGGAGACGCCGCTGTACATCCTGTGCACGGCGGGCATGCGGCTGCTGCCCGAGCG GCAGCAAGCTGCAATCCTGGAAGACTTGGTGACAAATGTGCCCCTGGAGTTTGATTTCCTCTTCTCCAAATCACACGCAGAAGTAATCTCAGGGAAGCAGGAAG GTGTCTATGCCTGGATTGGCATCAACTTTGTCCTGGGACGGTTTGATCATGAGGATG AGGAGGATGCAGTGGTCACCGTAGCACTCGGGGATCAGGGGAAGTCCCTGGTTCGGAAACGAACAGTTGGGATCCTTGACATGGGAGGCGCCTCCCTGCAGATTGCCTACGAAGTGCCCGACACCGGAGCCATCTCCTCCCCACAGCAG CAGGACGAGGCTGCCAAGAGCTTGCTGGCAGAATTCAACCTGGGCTGTGACGTGCAGCACACTGGCCACATGTACCGTGTCTACGTCAACACTTTCCTGGGCTTCGGGGGCAATTTTGCCCGGCAGCGCTATGAGGAACATGTGCTGAACCAAACCTATGTGCACAACCG AGCACTACATGAAGCTGTCGCCACAGTTGGAGGCTTGGTGCCCAG CCTGCACAACCAGCAGACAGGGCTGAGCCCTAAGATGCCCTTCTTGGACCCCtgcctgcctgtggggctggagGACACGGTGGTGAGGGGTAGCCAAACCCTGCACATGAGGGGACGAGGGGACTGGCAGGCCTGTAtaaagctgctgcagcccctcctggcagggtccAATGGCAGCCATGCCTCCCTGGTGGAGACCTACAAAGCACCCATCGACTTCAGCAACAGCGAGTTTTACGGCTTCTCGGAGTTCTTCTACTGCACTGAGGACGTGCTGCGCCTGGGGGGCCAATACAGTGCCCCCACCTTcacctctgctgcccag gaGTACTGCAGCCAGCGGTGGGAGGTGCTGACTCAGCGTTTCCGCGGCGGCCTCTACTCGGCACATGCTGACCAGCACCGGCTGAA GTATCAGTGCTTCAAATCGGCCTGGGTGTACCAAGTCCTTCACGAGGGCTTCCAGTTCCCACTGGACTACCCCAGCCTGCGCACAGCCCAGCTGGTGTACGACCGGGAGGTGCAGTGGACGCTGGGGGCCATCCTCTACAAGACGCGGTTTCTGCCACTCAG GGATCTCCGTCAGGAGAGCATCCGGCAAGCACACGCCTCCTGGCTGCGCCTCTCTTTTGTCTACAACCACTATCTCTTTTTTGCCTGCATCCTGGTCGTGGCGCTGGCCATCGTCCTCTACCTCCTGCGGCTGCGCCGCATCCACCGCCGGCAGCTGCGCTCGGCACAGCACACCCTGCTCTGGCTGGACAAGGTGGTGGTGCCGCTGGGCCAGGGGAGCGTGCCGTGA